One segment of Coregonus clupeaformis isolate EN_2021a unplaced genomic scaffold, ASM2061545v1 scaf1620, whole genome shotgun sequence DNA contains the following:
- the LOC121555250 gene encoding LOW QUALITY PROTEIN: NLR family CARD domain-containing protein 3 (The sequence of the model RefSeq protein was modified relative to this genomic sequence to represent the inferred CDS: deleted 2 bases in 1 codon), with protein MDDSLQRAIVNHKDSLKRRYACVIEGMEKAGNQTPLNRIYTELYITEGESEGVNNEHEVWQLETASRTPNSHDTAIHCNDIFKPLPGQEKSIRTVLTKGIAGIGKTVSVQKFILDWAEEKANQDVDIIFVLPFRELNLIKDLQYSLLRLLNGFHTELDIGNAKKLTACKAMFIFDGLDESRLPLDFQHNEKVSDVTQTSSVDVLLTNLIKGNLLPSALLWITTRPAAANQIPPKCVDQVTEVRGFNDPQKEEYFRKRFSDEDLASRIISHIKTSRSLHIMCHMPVFCCISAIVLEHMLSTDKRREMPTTLTEMAIHFLLIQTSLKNQKYHGRIEMDQQELMESDKEILLKLGKLAFENLEKGNLMFYEEDQKECGIDVKEASVYSGVCTEIFKEESVLFQRVVYCFVHLSIQEFLSAVYMYHCYTTKNMDALKPFLKRKSRAASEELTLHELLKSTVDKALESKNGHLDLFVRFLHGMSLESNQKLLRGLVTQTESCPYRVQETIRSLKDAEEEHLPERCINLFHCLIEMKDHSVQEEIQAYLRSEKRSKNLTLSQCSALAYMLQISEEVLDVFDPKVYKTSEEGRRRLLPAVRGCRKALLTGCKLTDTSCELLASALSSNPSHLRELDLSNNDLKDSGVKLLSAGLGNPHCKLE; from the exons A TGGATGACAGCCTGCAGAGAGCTATAGTAAACCATAAAGACAGTCTGAAAAGGAGGTATGCATGTGTGATAGAAGGCATGGAAAAAGCAGGGAACCAAACTCCCCTCAACAGGatttacacagagctctacatcacagaaggagagagtgaaggggttaaCAATGAACATGAGGTGTGGCAGCTAGAGACAGCATCCAGGACGCCAAACTCACATGACACAGCAATCCACTGCAATGACATCTTTAAACCCTTACCAGGCCAAGAGAAAagcatcagaactgtgctgacgaaGGGCATCGCTGGCatcggaaaaacagtctctgtgcagaagttcatcctAGACTGGGCTGAAGAGAAGGCGAACCAAGATGTGGATATCATATTTGTGCTTCCTTTCCGGGAGCTGAACTTGATTAAAGATCTCCAGTACAGTCTTCTCAGACTTTTAAATGGCTTCCACACAGAACTAGACATAGGCAATGCAAAGAAACTCACTGCCTGTAAAGctatgttcatctttgatggtttgGATGAAAGCAGACTTCCATTGGATTTCCAGCACAACGAAAAGGTGTCTGATGTCACCCAGACATCGTCTgtcgatgttctgctgacaaacctcatcaaggggaacctgcttccctctgctctcctttgGATAACTActcgacctgcagcagccaatcagatcccccctaaatgtgttgaccaggtgacagaggtacgagggttcaatgacccacagaaggaggagtatttcaggaagagattcagtgatgaggacctggccagcagaatcatctcacacataaagacatcaaggagcctccacataatgtgccacatgccagtgttctgttgtatttctgcaatagtccttgaacacatgttgagtacagacaagaggagagagatgcccacgactctgactgagatggcAATACACTTCCTGCTCATTCAGACCAGCCTGAAGAACCAGAAATATCATGGAAGAATTGAGATGGATCAACAGGAGcttatggagtcagataaggAAATTCTTCTGAAGCTGGGGAAGCTGGCGTTTGAAAatctggagaagggtaatctcatgttctatgaagaagaccagaaagagtgtggcattgatgtcaaagaagcctcagtgtactcaggagtgTGCACAGAAATCTTTAAAGAAGAGTCTGTGTTATTTCAGAGAGTGGTGTACTGCTTTgttcatctgagcattcaggagtttctctcAGCTGTCTACATGTACCATTGTTACACCACCAAGAACATGGATGCACTGAAGCCATTCCTCAAGAGAAAGTCTAGAGCTGCATCTGAAGAGCTAACCTTGCATGAGCTGCTGAAGAGTACCGTGGATAAAGCCTTGGAGAGCAAGAACGGACACCTGGACCTCTTTGTCCGCTTCCTTCATGGCatgtcactggagtccaatcagaaactCCTACGAGGTCTGGTGACACAGACAGAAAGCTGTCCATACAGAGTCCAGGAAACAATCCGATCCCTTAAG GATGCAGAGGAAGAACATCTCcctgagaggtgcatcaatctcttCCACTGTCTGATAGAGATGAAAGACCATTCAGTACAGGAGGAAATCCAAGCGTACTTGAGGTCAGAGAAGAGATCCAAAAACCTCACACTTTCTCAGTGTTCAGCACTGGCCTACATGCTACAGATATCAGAGGAGgttctggatgtgtttgacccgaAGGTATACAAGACATCAGAGGAGGGTCGTAGGAGACTGCTCCCAGCTGTGAGAGGCTGCAGGAAAGCTCT